The Rissa tridactyla isolate bRisTri1 chromosome 6, bRisTri1.patW.cur.20221130, whole genome shotgun sequence DNA segment caggatgaccatgagccagcaatgggcccttgtggccaagaaggccaatggcatcctggggcgcatcaagaagagtgtggccagcagggcgagggaggtcatcctccccctctactctgccctggggagtgctgtgtccagttctgagctccccggttcaagaaggacagggagctgctggagagggtgcagcaaagggctacaaagatgagtaggggactggaacacctctcttatgaagaaaggctgagggatttgggtcttttcagtctggaaaaaagacaactgaggggggatcttatcaacacttataaatacttaaagggtggatgtcaggaggatggggccaggctctttccagtggttcccggcgacaggacaagaggtaatgggcacaaacttgagcataggaagttccacctaaacaggaggaggaacttctttcctgtgagggtggcagagccctggcacaggctgcccagagaggtggtggagtctccgtctctggagacattccaaacccgcctggacacgttcctgtgcaacctggtctaaggtgaccctgctctggcagggggttggactggatgatctccagaggtcccttccaaccctgatcattctgtgattctgtgatccttcaTGGCTGCCATGTCCTTATCTACTGAACATCACCCAGCCCTGGTGCTCTTTGgctgggagctgagctgagcctACAGAAAACTCATCAGACCCTTGCCCATCTCCATGTCCCAGATCCCTGACCTCCAGCAGTCCCTTCCAGCATACATCACCCTCTGAAGCCTATGGAGCTGCAAACCCTCTGTTGCTCCATGGCAGAGCTTGGGGGCAGTTtgacttttcctttctctttcaggatAGGCAGaataaaacccaacaaccctCTGTGGTTCGGTGTGGGATTTGGAAGCTGCAGAAAAGACAGGATTTCGGTTTAGAAATTTTGGTCCCATTATTTTCAGCAGCCGAAAGGCTGAGCACCACCTCTgcaaggaggagatggaggtgacTGATGCTCCTCTTGCCTTTCTCTCCCGTACAGACAATGGCCCCACGGGGAACCGGCGCACCGGGACTGCCACTGTGTACGTGACCGTCCTGGACGTCAACGACAACCGACCCATCTTCCTTCAGAGCAGCTATGAAGTCAGCGTCCCCGAGGACATCCCGGCCGCCAGCAGCATAGTGCAGGCACGTGGTTCTCTCCCCTCAGGGCCTCTGGGTGGGCGAAGGGATGCCCTGCTCTCTGGGCCCCAGCACCACGGCTCTCCGCTGCTGGAAGCCCAGGGAGGACATTTCCTCTCCACATCAGTGGTCTTGCTCCCTCAGGCCAGGGCAAGATGTGTTCTTGCTTGTAAGCTCCCCTACCCCTTTGCTAACCCAGGCTGTGGTCACCAGGGAGAAGACAGCAAAGCGtaaggaaaaaatcagaaattcacCCCATTTCCGCAGGGGTTGAGCAGAGCAAACCCAAGCCCTGCGTTGGCTTTTTCGCCTGGCTGCGTCCTgacttcctccctcctcccagtgGAGAACGGACGGGGCACGGAGATCTcaagggagggggggagaagagtGCCTGCAAAGAgatgctcggggcggggggggaaacagagggagaaaagcGTTTGGACTTCgctttcatttttgttgctctttgaGGGAGCGGTGGGCAGAGCTGAATGGCTCAGTGAGTGCCGGATGAATGCGAGCATTCACTCGGCCTCCGAGGGCTTCCAGCATCCCTTCAAACCCAGGGCTCTTCTGGAGCGGGCACCAAAGGCTCTTTGCAGAGGGCCCTGGGAAGGCTCCTCCTGCCTTGAATACCTCTCCCGGCACAGGGAAAGGGGCAGCTTTGTCCCTGGCGCTCTGGGCAGGGTGAGTCACcgggggagaagaaagaagcctTTTGCCTCTTGCAACAAAGGTTTGCAGGGAGTCGAGCTCAGGGCGGCAGGTCCCCAAGTGCCAGCCCTGTGGCTCCTTGTCACCTGTTGCGGCAaaaagtgtgtggggggggatgCCTGTGGCAGTCTGTGGCAAAGGAGAGGCGATGTCTGGGGGAAgtttgttttccacagaaaaaaatcagagggaCGCGGAAATGGGCGATCACCTGGGCTTAGTTTAATTTACACCTTTAGTGTGAACCATTTGTACTGAACGTCTCCCTCTTCAAacacatccccatgtccctgtggcAACAAGAGAGTTTTTGAAGGTTTCCCCATCCCCATCGCTGAAAGCCAggcagcccagggctggaggagagcaggaatGTCCCGAGAGCAGGAACATCCTGAGAGCAGGAATGTCCCAGAATGTGCCAAGGCAGAGCTGCACCTCACCAGACTCAGAATCCATGAGAAACCCTGAGAGATGGGGTTTGGTGCTCACCACGGGGCCGCGCCGGGCACGGAGACTTCACCCAGAGGGGTGAACTCGGTGGCTGACCGTAGTGTGAGCTTGCGGACCTGGAAGAATtaaaccagttttctttttcctactgaTTCCTTTAAGCACGTCAGCTTACCTGCTGGCTGTCAGACCCTTCCGCAGCAGAAACGCGTGGCTCAGCTTTGTGCGGTGCCTTTCCAAGCTGGCAGCACCTGCGAGAGCCTCAAAAGGCCTCTGTAATGCATTTACAGACGCGTTTACCTGCTTTTATTGTAGAGGGTttccagcaggcagctgcagcGTGCATCCTTCCAAACGTCAACCGCAGCATCCCACAGATTTTGCCATGGGGTGGTGGGGGACAGGGACCGGGCGGCATGCAAGGGGCTCAGGAGCACTTCTCGGGGGGCAGTCTTGACTGAGGATTGCTTTTTGGGGAGCGTGTGTGCTCCAGGAGACCTCTTTTCAAGGCAGCCAGGTTACTCTGCTCTCGCCCAGGCTAGCTGGTTCAGGTGCTGCGCAACTTGCACAAtattttcctaaagaaattaaGCAGCAATGTTTTTTTGGGCTGCCTAGTGATAGCTGCGTGTGGGTGTACTTTGGATGCCTCCGCCTCTCCTGCTGGGAAACAGTAACCTGGAAAGCATTTGGAAACCTGAAATAAGCGAATCTCCTGGAATTCACTGAGGCACTGCCTGGAAGTGAGCTGCTTAAAGGGGCTCTGCCGGGATGGCCAGGGTACCAGGGGCTGCTTGAGAAGGGAACAGAGCCTGAACCAAAAGCTTGGGAAAGAATCGCGATGCGGGATGAGCTACTTCCTGCAGAGCAGGATCACATTTTGGTGGACTCCATGACGTGCCAGTCCTGACTGACGGGGGAGCTCCTAGGGCAGGCGAGCTGGGTTTGGGACACCGGCCGACTCCTCCTGAAGGTGTTGATGGAGCATCGCAGGGAGCCCAGCCGCTTCCAGAGCCTCAGCTGGGGCTCGCTGGCATCCGCCGGGTGATGGGGCATGCACTCACGGGGTCCAGAGTGGGCCTGGGCCAGCGCCGATGGCTTGCAGAGGGTGACAAAGATGAGGAAGgttgccaggaggaggaagatgcagaCGAGCGCCACGATGATGGGCAGGGGGCCTGCCTTCTCGGGGGATGCAGTAGTGGGTAGGACCAGCTCGGTGGATGAAACCAGAAGCCCAAGGAGAGATGGTGGGGTGGGAGAGGTCCCATTGCCAGCGTCCTCTGCGCTCATCTTCCCTGCAGGGCACAAGGTGACAGAGAGAAGCAACATGGATGATTACCACCCAGAAGTTGGACAGAGAGCCAACCTGATGGATTTTTTTGGCTTGATTTGATGTCCAAGGTCACCCCGCCCATGTTTTCTGTGACACGGGGTGACAGGAGTCTGTGTCTGTCCCTTTGCTAGGAGGCAAAGGACAGAGGTGGGATTTATATCTGCCAAGTACTGCCCTGAACTGAAGTGCAAAACCATCTGGCAAAGAATTCTAGCACAGGTAGTACCACGTACACACGGTACCATGGCCCCGGCGATGACACCTTGTAGGGAACACACACACATGTTGCGTGAAGCTTTTCTGGGAGCGACAAATAACCGTACACTAGAAAAGGCCCAAAATCTTCTCCCAAGCTGCTGGGGTTTGGTCGTTCTCTATTCCccagaaatgtggttttgttaGATCGACtatcatttggggttttttgattatTCCCAACGGGTAGTTGGTTGAACCTGCGCCCAGACAAGCCCCCACCAAGGTGCAGTATTGCACCAgcattaccttttttcttttgggttgggtttttttttttttttttttcaggggcgAAGTCTAGCGCCTTCACCCTGCTTGTGCCTCCTGGGTTAGGTGTTTTGCTGACCTGGTTTCAGGTTCAAACATGCTGCGGGTTTCTCGGCCAGACCTGCAAACAGTTGATGCAAAGCAGCTTCCCAAAGCCTCATCAGCAAGAGCTCTTTCTGAACACCTGTTGGTGActgtcctctcctttccccaccgGGTCAGGTCCCCCAATTCACATCCCCAGAGCAGT contains these protein-coding regions:
- the C6H10orf105 gene encoding uncharacterized protein C10orf105 homolog, with protein sequence MSAEDAGNGTSPTPPSLLGLLVSSTELVLPTTASPEKAGPLPIIVALVCIFLLLATFLIFVTLCKPSALAQAHSGPRECMPHHPADASEPQLRLWKRLGSLRCSINTFRRSRPVSQTQLACPRSSPVSQDWHVMESTKM